In Ruminococcaceae bacterium BL-6, a genomic segment contains:
- the yrvN gene encoding Uncharacterized AAA domain-containing protein YrvN, protein MAAPLADRLRPQTLDDIVGQRHLLGPGKALRRIIESGQIPNMVFYGPSGIGKTTLASIIARNTKRRLCKLNGTTATTADIRGIVESLDTLETPNGVLLYLDEIQYFNKKQQQTLLEFIENGQITLIASTTENPYFYVYGAILSRSTVFEFKPVEKEEVLRAVKRAFAFLERERGQKITPEEGAAEHIAMSCGGDVRKAINAVELCVLSAPEGENGLAVSMQLARELTQRSSLRYDKDGDEHYDLLSAFQKSMRGSDPDAAVHYLARLLEAGDLPSVCRRLMVCACEDVGLAWPQIIPIVKAAVDAALQVGLPEARIPLADAVVLVCSAPKSNSAYLAVDAAIADLRRGKTGPVPRNLQNKHYDGADCEKKGQFYVYPHDFPNHWVRQQYLPDELRGASYYHPGANKNEQAFSAYWEKIKGKKD, encoded by the coding sequence ATGGCGGCACCGCTCGCGGACCGTCTGCGGCCGCAGACGCTGGATGACATCGTGGGGCAGAGGCATCTTCTGGGCCCGGGGAAGGCCCTGCGGCGGATCATCGAATCCGGGCAGATTCCCAACATGGTCTTTTACGGCCCCTCCGGGATCGGAAAGACCACGCTGGCGTCGATCATCGCCCGGAATACGAAGCGACGCCTGTGCAAGCTGAACGGAACGACGGCCACCACCGCCGACATCCGCGGGATCGTCGAGTCGCTTGACACGCTGGAAACGCCGAACGGCGTTCTGCTGTATCTGGATGAGATCCAGTATTTCAATAAGAAGCAGCAGCAGACCCTGCTGGAATTCATCGAGAACGGGCAGATCACGCTGATCGCCTCGACGACGGAAAATCCCTATTTTTATGTTTACGGCGCGATCCTGAGCCGCTCCACCGTGTTCGAGTTCAAGCCGGTGGAAAAGGAAGAGGTGCTCCGCGCCGTGAAGCGTGCGTTCGCGTTTCTCGAGCGGGAACGCGGGCAGAAGATCACCCCCGAGGAAGGGGCCGCAGAGCATATCGCCATGTCCTGCGGGGGCGATGTGCGCAAGGCCATCAACGCCGTGGAGCTCTGCGTGCTGTCCGCGCCGGAAGGGGAAAACGGCCTTGCGGTTTCGATGCAGCTCGCCAGAGAGCTGACCCAGCGCAGCTCCCTGCGCTACGATAAAGACGGCGACGAGCATTACGACCTTCTGTCCGCCTTCCAGAAATCCATGCGCGGCTCCGATCCCGACGCGGCGGTACACTATCTCGCGCGCCTGCTGGAGGCGGGGGACCTGCCTTCGGTGTGCCGCAGGCTGATGGTCTGCGCGTGCGAGGATGTCGGCCTTGCGTGGCCGCAGATCATCCCGATCGTCAAGGCCGCCGTGGACGCGGCGCTGCAGGTGGGCCTGCCGGAAGCGAGGATTCCGCTTGCCGACGCGGTGGTTCTGGTGTGCAGCGCGCCGAAATCGAATTCGGCGTATCTCGCGGTCGACGCGGCGATCGCCGACCTGCGCCGGGGGAAGACAGGGCCGGTCCCGCGCAATCTGCAGAACAAGCACTACGACGGCGCGGACTGCGAAAAGAAAGGCCAGTTTTACGTCTATCCCCACGATTTCCCGAATCACTGGGTGCGGCAGCAGTACCTGCCCGACGAGCTTCGGGGCGCGTCCTATTACCATCCCGGCGCGAACAAGAACGAGCAGGCTTTTTCCGCTTATTGGGAAAAGATCAAGGGAAAAAAGGATTAA